In the genome of Mucisphaera calidilacus, one region contains:
- a CDS encoding SDR family oxidoreductase, translated as MTSVRPMRVLLTGATGYIGGRLAPELLKRGHSLVCLVRSKRKLSERDWVRNPGVTVIEADALDEQAVREAASTCDAAYYLIHAMEAGNDDFVERDRRLAASFASAVRDTSVQRIVYLGGLGELGAGLSKHLRSRQEVEQILRDSGVPVTVLRAAMILGSGSASFEILRYLVERLPVMITPRWVKTRCQPISVIDVLAYLIDVLEIEEPIDRSLEIGGPEVLSYRELMRQMAEAMGFRRRWVIPLPILSPKLSSLWLGLVTPVSAAIARPLAEGLRNEVIVHDDTVQQLFPRQTIPPREAIERALDRTRSGQVMTTWSAAGVVPGDPDWAGGKVFEDTRSVVIDASASTVFAAVCRVGGGHGWYAADYLWRLRGWMDQLVGGPGLRRGRRHPETVSYGEALDFWRVTDVRRNARLELRAEMKLPGVAELAFDIEPEGDRQRLLMSARFMPKGLFGLAYWYSVLPFHHIVFSGMLREMKRAAEAMEKLPTHSSVH; from the coding sequence CTGGTCTGTCTGGTGCGTTCGAAGCGCAAACTCAGCGAGCGTGATTGGGTGCGGAACCCGGGCGTGACCGTGATCGAGGCGGATGCTCTTGATGAGCAGGCGGTGCGTGAAGCGGCAAGTACGTGCGACGCGGCTTACTACCTGATCCACGCGATGGAGGCGGGGAATGATGATTTTGTGGAGCGTGACCGTCGGCTGGCGGCCTCGTTCGCGTCGGCGGTGCGTGATACCTCGGTGCAACGGATTGTCTACCTGGGCGGGCTCGGAGAGCTAGGGGCAGGACTCAGCAAGCACCTGCGTTCGCGTCAGGAGGTGGAACAGATTCTCCGTGACTCGGGCGTGCCTGTCACTGTGCTGCGTGCCGCGATGATCCTCGGTTCGGGCTCGGCCTCGTTTGAGATTCTGCGTTACCTCGTTGAGCGTCTGCCCGTGATGATCACGCCGCGCTGGGTCAAGACGCGTTGCCAGCCGATCAGCGTGATTGATGTGCTGGCCTACCTGATCGATGTGCTGGAGATCGAAGAGCCGATCGATCGGTCGTTGGAGATCGGCGGGCCCGAAGTTCTGTCCTACAGGGAATTAATGAGGCAGATGGCCGAGGCGATGGGTTTCCGCAGGCGTTGGGTGATCCCGCTGCCGATTCTCAGTCCGAAGCTCAGTTCGCTCTGGCTCGGTCTGGTCACGCCCGTGAGTGCGGCGATTGCCCGGCCTTTGGCAGAGGGTTTGCGAAACGAAGTGATCGTGCACGACGACACCGTGCAGCAGTTGTTCCCAAGACAGACCATCCCGCCTCGCGAGGCGATCGAACGCGCACTGGATCGGACCCGCTCGGGGCAGGTGATGACGACGTGGTCGGCGGCGGGCGTGGTCCCGGGCGATCCCGACTGGGCGGGAGGCAAAGTGTTTGAGGACACACGGTCGGTGGTGATCGATGCCTCGGCGTCCACCGTGTTTGCTGCGGTCTGCCGTGTGGGTGGCGGGCATGGCTGGTACGCGGCGGACTACCTGTGGCGCTTGCGTGGGTGGATGGATCAGCTCGTTGGTGGGCCGGGGCTGCGTCGCGGGCGTCGACACCCCGAGACCGTGAGTTATGGCGAGGCGCTCGATTTCTGGCGTGTGACTGATGTTCGACGCAATGCACGACTGGAACTGCGTGCTGAGATGAAGCTCCCGGGGGTTGCCGAACTCGCGTTCGACATCGAACCGGAGGGCGATCGGCAACGGTTGCTCATGTCCGCTCGCTTCATGCCCAAGGGATTGTTTGGTCTTGCTTACTGGTATTCAGTTTTACCCTTTCATCACATCGTGTTCAGCGGTATGCTCAGGGAGATGAAGCGTGCGGCCGAAGCGATGGAGAAGCTCCCTACACACTCAAGCGTTCACTGA